One segment of Synechococcus sp. A15-24 DNA contains the following:
- a CDS encoding cation diffusion facilitator family transporter yields MAIALESHGGGRSGDRRSDVRRVLMVALGLNISMSLLKLLVGVTSGSLAVIADAMHSATDALSSLTGLITNNLSDPQPDRDHPYGHHKYEAVGALGIAGFILFTALEILLRSGERLLEGLPPIRVGGQELMLLVLVLGFNLLLAGYEHREGRRLNSSLLKADAQHAASDVWTTVVVLLGMAGALWLQISWLDIALAIPMALLLIRVCWQVLRRTLPWLVDHIAIAPESIHREVMAVAGVINCHDIASRGVLGQQVFIDMHMVVETNDLSTAHRITELVEERLDRVFGPVRCTIHLEPKDYVEDGITYTGTHG; encoded by the coding sequence ATGGCCATCGCCCTGGAGAGCCACGGAGGCGGCAGGTCCGGTGACCGGCGATCAGACGTCCGCCGGGTGCTGATGGTGGCCCTTGGGCTGAACATCAGCATGTCGCTGTTGAAATTGCTGGTGGGCGTCACCAGCGGATCGCTGGCGGTGATCGCTGATGCCATGCACAGCGCCACGGATGCACTCTCCAGCCTCACGGGGTTGATCACCAACAACCTCTCCGACCCTCAGCCGGATCGGGATCACCCCTACGGCCACCACAAATACGAAGCCGTCGGTGCCCTCGGTATTGCTGGATTCATCCTGTTCACAGCGCTGGAGATTCTGCTGCGCTCCGGGGAACGGCTGCTGGAAGGGCTTCCGCCGATCCGCGTCGGGGGGCAGGAACTGATGCTGCTGGTGCTGGTCCTTGGGTTCAACCTTCTGTTGGCGGGCTACGAACACCGGGAAGGTCGACGCCTCAACAGCTCTCTGCTCAAGGCCGATGCGCAGCACGCCGCCAGCGATGTATGGACCACTGTGGTGGTGCTGCTTGGGATGGCAGGTGCCCTCTGGCTCCAGATCTCCTGGCTGGACATCGCTCTGGCGATTCCGATGGCACTGCTTTTGATCAGGGTGTGCTGGCAGGTGCTACGCCGCACCCTGCCCTGGCTGGTGGACCACATCGCGATCGCGCCGGAATCCATCCACAGGGAAGTGATGGCTGTGGCCGGCGTGATCAACTGTCACGACATCGCCAGTCGCGGCGTTCTGGGTCAGCAGGTGTTCATCGACATGCACATGGTGGTGGAGACCAACGATCTATCAACAGCCCACCGCATCACTGAACTGGTAGAGGAGCGACTCGATCGGGTCTTCGGGCCGGTGCGCTGCACGATTCATCTTGAGCCCAAGGATTATGTGGAGGACGGGATCACCTACACCGGCACCCATGGTTGA
- the trpS gene encoding tryptophan--tRNA ligase, with the protein MGKPRVLSGVQPTGALHLGNWLGAIRNWVDLQDTHDTFVCVVDLHAITVPHDPARLAEDTLNTAALYLACGMDPQRCSIFIQSQVAAHSELCWMLNCVTPLNWLERMIQFKEKAVKQGDNVSVGLLDYPVLMAADILLYDANLVPVGEDQKQHLELARDIAQQRINARFGREEQPVLKVPKPLILKEGARVMSLTDGRSKMSKSDPNEASRITLLDPPELITKKIKRAKTDPERGLEFANPDRPETDNLLGLYAILSGKGREAVAQECADMGWGQFKPLLADAAVAALEPIQARHKELMADRVELDRVLATGRDQAESVANATLKRVRDALGFAKRS; encoded by the coding sequence ATGGGAAAACCGAGGGTTCTCTCCGGTGTGCAGCCGACCGGTGCCTTGCACCTCGGCAACTGGCTTGGAGCGATACGCAACTGGGTTGATCTCCAGGACACCCACGACACCTTTGTGTGCGTGGTGGATCTCCATGCCATCACCGTTCCCCACGACCCGGCCCGGCTGGCGGAAGACACCCTCAACACCGCTGCGCTCTACCTGGCCTGCGGCATGGACCCTCAGCGGTGCTCAATTTTCATCCAGAGTCAAGTCGCCGCCCACAGTGAGCTGTGCTGGATGCTGAACTGCGTGACACCGCTCAACTGGTTGGAGCGGATGATCCAGTTCAAGGAAAAGGCCGTGAAACAGGGGGACAACGTCTCCGTCGGCCTTCTGGATTACCCCGTTCTGATGGCCGCCGACATCCTTCTCTATGACGCGAACCTCGTTCCAGTCGGGGAAGACCAGAAACAACACCTTGAGCTGGCGCGTGACATCGCCCAGCAGCGGATCAACGCCCGCTTTGGACGCGAGGAACAACCGGTGTTGAAGGTGCCCAAACCGCTCATCCTCAAAGAAGGCGCACGGGTGATGAGCCTCACGGATGGACGCAGCAAGATGAGCAAAAGCGACCCGAACGAGGCCAGCCGCATCACCCTGCTGGACCCGCCGGAACTCATCACCAAAAAGATCAAACGGGCGAAGACCGATCCGGAGCGAGGTCTCGAATTCGCCAATCCTGACCGTCCGGAAACAGACAACCTCCTTGGTCTCTACGCGATCCTCAGCGGCAAGGGCCGTGAAGCAGTTGCACAAGAGTGTGCAGACATGGGTTGGGGGCAGTTCAAACCCCTTCTGGCTGATGCAGCAGTGGCGGCTCTTGAACCGATTCAGGCTCGCCACAAGGAGCTGATGGCAGACCGCGTCGAGCTCGATCGCGTGTTGGCCACGGGGCGTGATCAAGCGGAATCCGTGGCCAACGCAACGTTGAAACGGGTGAGAGATGCCTTGGGATTCGCGAAGCGCAGCTGA
- a CDS encoding glycoside hydrolase family 104 protein has translation MLGLSLHSKRRVAGRALSASLFCGVALCAGASPVATAVSLCSRKSPELKRAHLANVQEQGPYRLTPERRALLNTIRYAEGTWTDGEDQGYRTLYGGGQFQDLSRHPERVVVKRYSSAAAGAYQFLPSTWKGLAKELRLSSFEPKHQDQAALHLVKRRGALREIDSRGLTTAAMARLAPEWASFPTRSGRSAYGQPVKSHRELARFYTNNLKQLKGQLGA, from the coding sequence GTGCTCGGGTTAAGTCTTCACAGCAAGCGACGCGTCGCAGGGCGCGCTTTATCGGCCTCTCTGTTCTGCGGGGTTGCGCTGTGTGCCGGAGCCTCGCCAGTTGCGACAGCCGTAAGTCTTTGCTCGCGGAAAAGTCCAGAATTGAAGCGCGCTCATCTTGCCAATGTTCAAGAGCAAGGCCCCTACCGGCTCACTCCTGAACGTCGTGCTCTGCTGAACACCATCAGGTACGCCGAGGGCACCTGGACTGATGGTGAGGATCAGGGCTATCGCACTCTTTATGGCGGCGGGCAATTTCAGGATCTGTCCCGCCATCCGGAACGGGTCGTCGTCAAGCGCTACTCCAGCGCTGCTGCCGGTGCTTATCAATTCCTCCCAAGCACCTGGAAGGGACTGGCGAAGGAACTTCGCCTCAGCAGCTTCGAACCGAAACATCAAGACCAGGCTGCGCTGCATCTGGTGAAACGGCGAGGAGCGTTGCGTGAAATCGACAGCCGCGGCCTGACGACAGCAGCCATGGCACGACTGGCACCGGAGTGGGCCTCATTTCCCACCCGCTCTGGTCGATCGGCCTATGGCCAGCCCGTGAAAAGCCACCGGGAGCTCGCGCGCTTTTACACAAACAACCTCAAACAACTCAAGGGTCAACTCGGGGCCTGA
- a CDS encoding DUF2605 domain-containing protein, with amino-acid sequence MNADDAPLKHEAGALMESLLTSLLDDFDHWFQRGEQLLDNCPVSVVSQDNQLALLDRLREGQRAVAATRALVKASSQPMAVSMEAMTPWHGLVTEVWGLAARIGRARADQAPS; translated from the coding sequence ATGAACGCTGACGATGCTCCGCTCAAGCACGAAGCCGGCGCGCTGATGGAGTCACTGCTGACGTCATTGCTGGATGACTTTGACCACTGGTTTCAGCGGGGCGAGCAGTTGCTGGACAACTGTCCAGTCTCTGTGGTGAGTCAAGACAATCAGCTGGCCTTGCTTGATCGTCTCCGGGAAGGACAACGTGCTGTTGCAGCTACCCGTGCGCTGGTGAAGGCGTCATCCCAGCCCATGGCCGTTTCCATGGAAGCCATGACCCCTTGGCATGGCCTGGTGACGGAGGTGTGGGGCTTGGCCGCCAGGATCGGACGTGCCAGAGCTGATCAGGCCCCGAGTTGA
- the thrS gene encoding threonine--tRNA ligase: MAGPDRKPVSSAAATTPAPSAPVVLPKTSESSQLLKIRHTMSHVMAMAVQQLFPKARVTIGPWTESGFYYDFDNPDPFTEADLKAIKKGMIKIINKKVPLERVEVTRAVAETKIKAQNEPYKLEILEGLQEPITLYTLGEDWWDLCAGPHVEHTGQLNAKAFELESVAGAYWRGDETKAQLQRIYGTAWETPEQLAEHKRRKEEALRRDHRRIGKDLDLFSIEDEAGAGLVFWHPRGARMRLLIEEFWRQAHFEGGYELLYTPHVADISLWKTSGHLDFYAESMFGPMEVDEREYQLKPMNCPFHVLTYASKLRSYRELPIRWAELGTVYRYERPGVMHGLMRVRGFTQDDAHVFCLPEQISDEILKILDLTERILSTFDFNTYEINLSTRPEKSIGDDTVWDLATKGLIEALERKGWKYKIDEGGGAFYGPKIDLKIEDAIGRMWQCSTIQLDFNLPERFRLDYIAADSSKQRPIMIHRAIFGSLERFFGIMTENYAGDYPFWLAPEQVRLLPVTDEVQPYAESLLDQLTQAGVRATIDRSGDRLGKLIRTGEQMKIPVLAVIGAKEAEQNSVSLRSRRDGDLGVVAVADLIRAAQNANSQRAAGLELDS; encoded by the coding sequence ATGGCGGGCCCCGACCGCAAACCGGTGAGCAGCGCTGCAGCAACCACCCCTGCCCCTTCAGCTCCGGTGGTCCTGCCCAAAACCAGCGAAAGCTCGCAGCTGCTCAAAATCCGCCACACGATGAGCCATGTAATGGCCATGGCGGTGCAGCAGCTGTTTCCCAAAGCCCGCGTCACCATCGGGCCCTGGACCGAATCCGGGTTCTACTACGACTTCGACAACCCTGACCCCTTCACTGAAGCCGATCTCAAAGCGATCAAGAAAGGGATGATCAAGATCATCAATAAGAAGGTCCCACTCGAGCGTGTCGAGGTGACGCGCGCTGTGGCGGAAACCAAGATCAAGGCCCAGAACGAGCCCTACAAGCTGGAGATCCTGGAAGGCCTCCAGGAACCGATCACCCTCTACACACTTGGAGAGGACTGGTGGGACCTCTGCGCCGGCCCCCACGTGGAGCACACCGGCCAGCTCAACGCCAAGGCTTTTGAGCTGGAGAGCGTGGCGGGGGCCTACTGGCGTGGTGATGAAACCAAAGCCCAGTTGCAGCGGATCTACGGCACGGCCTGGGAAACCCCGGAACAACTGGCCGAGCACAAACGCCGCAAGGAAGAGGCCCTGCGCAGGGATCATCGCCGCATCGGCAAAGACCTCGATCTGTTTTCGATCGAGGATGAAGCCGGCGCCGGCCTGGTGTTCTGGCACCCCCGCGGCGCCCGCATGCGTTTGTTGATCGAGGAGTTCTGGCGCCAGGCCCACTTCGAAGGGGGCTACGAGCTGCTCTACACGCCCCACGTGGCCGACATCAGCCTCTGGAAGACCTCCGGCCACCTCGATTTCTACGCCGAGAGCATGTTCGGCCCCATGGAGGTGGACGAGCGGGAGTACCAGCTCAAGCCGATGAACTGCCCGTTCCACGTGCTCACCTACGCCAGCAAGCTGCGCAGCTACCGGGAATTGCCGATCCGCTGGGCCGAGCTGGGAACCGTGTACCGCTACGAGCGGCCGGGGGTGATGCACGGCTTGATGCGTGTGCGCGGCTTTACCCAGGACGATGCCCACGTGTTCTGCCTGCCCGAGCAGATCAGCGACGAGATCCTGAAGATTCTCGATCTGACCGAGAGGATCCTCTCCACCTTCGACTTCAACACTTACGAGATCAACCTCTCCACCCGCCCGGAGAAGTCCATCGGCGATGACACCGTCTGGGACCTCGCCACCAAGGGCCTGATCGAAGCACTGGAACGCAAGGGCTGGAAGTACAAGATCGATGAAGGCGGCGGTGCCTTTTACGGCCCCAAGATCGACCTCAAGATCGAAGACGCCATCGGCCGGATGTGGCAGTGTTCCACCATCCAGCTCGATTTCAACCTGCCGGAGCGGTTCAGGCTCGACTACATCGCTGCTGATAGCAGCAAGCAGCGGCCGATCATGATCCACCGGGCCATCTTCGGCTCGCTGGAACGATTCTTCGGGATCATGACCGAGAACTACGCCGGCGATTACCCCTTCTGGCTGGCCCCTGAGCAGGTGCGGCTGCTGCCGGTCACCGATGAGGTGCAGCCCTATGCCGAAAGCCTGCTCGACCAGCTCACCCAGGCGGGCGTGCGGGCCACGATCGATCGCAGCGGCGACCGGCTCGGCAAGTTGATCCGCACCGGGGAACAGATGAAGATCCCCGTGTTGGCGGTGATCGGTGCCAAGGAAGCGGAGCAGAATTCCGTGAGCCTGCGCAGCCGCAGGGATGGCGAT